From a single Fusobacterium ulcerans ATCC 49185 genomic region:
- the pepV gene encoding dipeptidase PepV: protein MDIKKYIDIHFDDALKSILEIIRIKTVKAEKIGDAPYGAELKRGLNKVLEIAQSLGFKVKNLDNYIGYAEYGEGEEYIAILGHIDVVPEGDEASWSVPPYEGCIVNNQLIARGAIDNKAPIISALYSLKAVVDTHPEFNKRVRVIFGTNEESGDEDIKYYLAREKEPKYAFTPDGRFPVIFSEKGIYTFSFRKKIDWKNSKLIEIKAGTRSNIVPEKCIAKVRNIPKENIKKVLSEIKISTKAGYTVSYEEDTAEIICTGISAHASSPHKGVNALLGMYRFLDLIIGKEDAAKGFISFISGYIGESSDGEKLGIKTVNEEVGNLTISAGITNIKDDEIFVKFNIRYPASIDEKTLDSSLKIAGEKGGVVFFKENHNAPLYFEKAHPLVKELQDVYTSVTGRNEEPAALGGGTYAKLMPNTVAFGPNFKEYNGKPHSFDECMDLDMLKQGMEIYARAILKLGVLIK, encoded by the coding sequence ATGGATATAAAAAAATATATCGATATACATTTTGATGATGCTTTAAAAAGTATCCTTGAAATTATAAGAATAAAAACTGTAAAAGCAGAGAAAATAGGGGATGCTCCTTATGGAGCAGAGCTTAAAAGAGGTTTGAACAAAGTACTGGAAATAGCTCAAAGCCTTGGATTTAAAGTGAAAAATCTAGATAATTATATTGGATATGCTGAGTATGGAGAGGGAGAAGAATATATAGCTATTTTAGGGCATATAGATGTAGTGCCCGAAGGGGATGAAGCTAGCTGGAGTGTACCCCCTTATGAAGGGTGTATAGTAAATAATCAGCTTATAGCAAGAGGAGCTATTGACAATAAAGCTCCTATCATATCAGCTCTGTATTCTCTGAAAGCTGTAGTGGATACACATCCAGAATTTAATAAAAGAGTGAGGGTAATATTTGGAACTAATGAAGAGAGCGGAGATGAAGATATCAAATATTATCTGGCAAGAGAAAAAGAACCAAAATATGCTTTTACTCCAGATGGAAGATTTCCAGTAATATTTTCTGAAAAGGGGATATATACATTTTCATTTAGAAAAAAGATAGACTGGAAAAATTCAAAACTGATAGAGATAAAAGCAGGAACAAGATCAAATATAGTACCTGAAAAATGTATAGCTAAAGTGAGAAATATACCTAAAGAGAATATAAAGAAAGTTCTCAGTGAAATAAAAATATCAACTAAAGCAGGATATACAGTAAGTTATGAAGAAGATACAGCAGAAATAATCTGTACTGGAATATCAGCTCATGCAAGTTCACCTCATAAGGGAGTGAATGCACTTTTAGGAATGTATAGATTCCTTGATCTGATTATTGGGAAAGAAGATGCAGCAAAAGGATTTATATCATTTATTTCAGGTTATATTGGTGAAAGTTCAGATGGAGAGAAACTGGGTATAAAAACTGTCAATGAAGAAGTAGGAAATCTGACAATAAGTGCAGGGATAACAAATATTAAAGATGATGAGATATTTGTAAAATTTAATATAAGATATCCTGCTTCTATAGATGAGAAAACTCTTGATTCAAGTTTGAAAATAGCAGGAGAAAAAGGAGGAGTTGTATTCTTTAAAGAAAATCATAATGCACCTCTTTATTTTGAGAAGGCTCATCCTCTAGTAAAAGAACTACAAGATGTATATACAAGTGTGACAGGAAGAAATGAGGAACCTGCTGCATTAGGTGGGGGAACATATGCGAAACTAATGCCTAATACAGTAGCATTTGGTCCTAATTTTAAAGAATATAATGGTAAACCTCATAGCTTTGATGAATGTATGGATCTTGATATGTTGAAACAGGGAATGGAAATATATGCAAGGGCTATATTGAAGCTTGGAGTATTGATTAAATAA
- a CDS encoding PTS sugar transporter subunit IIB, giving the protein MKKILLLCDAGMSTSLMVKKMKEAAVKKGIETEINALSIAKFQENLNNYDVFLLGPQVKYKKAELAAVAETVGKKVEIINTMDYGMMKGDKVLELALSLID; this is encoded by the coding sequence ATGAAGAAAATATTATTATTATGTGATGCAGGAATGTCAACAAGTCTTATGGTTAAAAAAATGAAGGAAGCTGCTGTAAAAAAAGGAATAGAAACTGAAATAAATGCTTTAAGTATAGCAAAATTTCAAGAAAACCTTAATAACTATGATGTATTTCTATTAGGACCACAAGTAAAATATAAAAAAGCCGAACTAGCAGCAGTAGCAGAAACTGTTGGGAAAAAAGTAGAAATCATCAATACTATGGATTATGGTATGATGAAAGGAGATAAAGTTTTAGAACTTGCTCTTTCTTTAATTGACTAA
- a CDS encoding PTS sugar transporter subunit IIC, translating into MSKVITILEDKLVPVAAWIAQNKYINGIRRAFIMMMPLLMIGSIFLMISAFPLPAYQRGMTSLFGEGWKDVLDIPVSATFSLIALYVAFLVAQQLAKQFELDSIAVGLLSLASFLILTPLGYSTEHGAVITFDWLGSKGMFVAMVIGVLTVKIFQFFVNRNILVKMPDGVPPEVIKSFEALIPGTVILGAALILRLLMMQTDYGTIHDFVYRMLALPLKSLGTSYIGSIFTVFAISILWSVGINSGSMVNGFVRPFWLENQVENIAALQAGQPLPHVITEQFFDMVWMGGAGVTLSLLIAILIFAKSKHIRSVGAIGTIPGIFNINEPILFGLPIILNPIMLIPFNLVAMVMVTTQYITMNLGIVSKPLGVAFPWPTPAIISGFLTVGDITGSLIQIVNLIIGAMIYLPFLRIIDKASKKEEDEMERLEQMENEGK; encoded by the coding sequence ATGAGTAAAGTTATAACTATACTGGAAGACAAACTTGTTCCTGTAGCTGCATGGATAGCACAGAACAAATATATCAATGGAATAAGAAGAGCATTTATAATGATGATGCCTCTTTTAATGATTGGATCTATATTTTTGATGATTTCAGCTTTCCCATTACCAGCATATCAAAGAGGTATGACTAGTTTATTTGGTGAAGGATGGAAGGATGTTCTTGATATCCCTGTAAGTGCTACATTTTCACTTATAGCTCTATATGTAGCTTTCTTAGTAGCTCAACAGCTTGCTAAACAATTTGAGCTGGACAGCATTGCAGTAGGGCTTCTGTCTTTAGCTTCATTCTTAATACTTACTCCATTGGGATATTCCACTGAACATGGAGCAGTTATTACATTTGACTGGCTTGGAAGTAAAGGGATGTTTGTGGCTATGGTTATTGGAGTATTAACAGTAAAAATATTTCAATTTTTCGTTAATAGAAATATTCTTGTAAAAATGCCTGATGGTGTACCACCTGAAGTTATAAAATCATTTGAAGCTCTTATTCCTGGAACAGTTATCCTTGGAGCAGCTCTTATTTTAAGACTTCTTATGATGCAGACAGATTATGGAACAATACATGACTTTGTATATAGAATGTTGGCTTTACCATTAAAATCTCTTGGAACTTCATATATAGGTTCTATATTTACAGTTTTTGCTATATCAATTCTTTGGTCTGTTGGAATAAACAGTGGTTCAATGGTAAATGGATTTGTAAGACCTTTCTGGTTGGAAAATCAAGTAGAAAATATAGCAGCACTGCAAGCTGGACAGCCTCTTCCTCATGTAATAACAGAGCAGTTTTTTGATATGGTATGGATGGGAGGAGCAGGAGTTACTCTTTCTCTTCTTATAGCTATATTAATCTTTGCAAAAAGTAAACATATAAGAAGTGTTGGAGCTATTGGAACTATTCCAGGAATATTTAATATAAATGAGCCAATTCTATTTGGACTTCCAATAATCCTTAACCCTATTATGCTCATACCATTTAATTTAGTTGCTATGGTAATGGTAACTACACAGTATATAACAATGAATCTTGGAATTGTATCAAAACCTTTGGGAGTAGCTTTTCCTTGGCCTACACCAGCAATAATCAGTGGATTTTTAACAGTAGGAGATATTACTGGATCTCTTATTCAAATAGTAAATCTTATCATTGGAGCAATGATTTATCTTCCATTCCTTAGAATAATAGACAAGGCTAGTAAAAAAGAGGAAGATGAAATGGAAAGATTAGAGCAAATGGAAAATGAAGGAAAATAA
- a CDS encoding N(4)-(beta-N-acetylglucosaminyl)-L-asparaginase has product MKKWAMIATWRMAVEGVTLGADILKNGGKCQDAVERAIMEVEDYPFYKSVGYGGLPNEVCEVELDAAFMDGKTLSIGAVAGIKDYKNPVCIARKLSADRFNIFLVGEGAEAYAHKNGFIRQNMLTERAKKTWELRMKEITEKNLSPYDGHDTVCMISIDSEKDMAAATSTSGLFMKKRGRVGDSPVSGSGFYVDNEAGGAAATGLGEDIMKGCLSYETVQRMKRGMSPTEAAQSAVADFSDQLKKRRGHAGAISVIAMNNKGEWGIGTNVEFSFVAADPDNEPKVYLAYPIEGNNEVKIEIASKEYMEAYKKNIQKPLEEI; this is encoded by the coding sequence ATGAAAAAATGGGCTATGATTGCTACGTGGAGAATGGCTGTTGAAGGGGTTACTCTGGGAGCTGATATATTAAAAAATGGTGGAAAATGTCAAGATGCTGTAGAAAGAGCAATAATGGAAGTTGAAGATTATCCATTCTATAAATCAGTAGGGTATGGAGGACTTCCAAATGAAGTATGTGAAGTTGAACTGGATGCTGCTTTTATGGATGGAAAGACACTTTCTATTGGAGCAGTAGCTGGAATAAAAGACTATAAAAATCCTGTGTGTATAGCAAGAAAACTCAGTGCAGACAGATTCAATATATTCCTTGTTGGAGAGGGAGCAGAGGCTTATGCTCATAAGAATGGTTTCATAAGACAGAATATGCTTACTGAAAGAGCGAAAAAAACTTGGGAATTAAGAATGAAAGAGATAACTGAAAAAAATCTTTCCCCTTATGATGGACATGATACAGTATGTATGATAAGTATAGATTCAGAGAAAGATATGGCAGCGGCTACTTCTACAAGTGGGCTGTTTATGAAAAAAAGAGGTAGAGTAGGAGATTCACCTGTATCTGGTTCAGGATTCTATGTGGATAATGAAGCTGGTGGAGCAGCAGCTACTGGACTTGGAGAAGATATAATGAAAGGATGTCTTTCTTATGAAACAGTTCAAAGAATGAAAAGAGGGATGTCCCCTACAGAAGCAGCTCAATCAGCAGTTGCAGACTTTTCTGATCAATTGAAAAAAAGAAGAGGTCATGCAGGGGCTATATCAGTTATAGCAATGAATAATAAAGGTGAATGGGGAATTGGAACTAATGTAGAGTTTTCATTTGTTGCAGCTGATCCAGATAATGAACCTAAAGTATATCTTGCATATCCTATAGAAGGAAACAATGAAGTAAAAATTGAAATAGCTTCAAAAGAATACATGGAAGCTTACAAAAAAAACATACAAAAACCATTAGAAGAAATATAA
- a CDS encoding PTS lactose/cellobiose transporter subunit IIA: protein MDLDLEEVAMTIVGNAGEARSLAYEALREAKTGNFDKAEELLKESREKSLVAHGMQTELICNEADGNGIAMNLLMVHAQDHLMNSILARELVEELIDVYRRIGVEK, encoded by the coding sequence ATGGATTTAGATTTAGAAGAAGTGGCAATGACAATAGTAGGTAACGCTGGTGAAGCAAGAAGTTTAGCTTATGAAGCATTAAGAGAAGCAAAAACTGGAAATTTTGATAAAGCAGAGGAACTTTTAAAAGAATCAAGAGAAAAATCTCTTGTAGCTCATGGGATGCAGACAGAACTTATATGTAATGAAGCAGATGGGAATGGAATAGCTATGAATCTTCTTATGGTTCATGCTCAAGACCACCTTATGAACTCGATCCTTGCTAGAGAATTAGTTGAAGAACTGATAGATGTATATAGAAGAATAGGAGTGGAAAAATAA